The Tindallia magadiensis genome includes a window with the following:
- a CDS encoding tRNA threonylcarbamoyladenosine dehydratase — MLHAFSRSEMLLGKAGIETLSQSRVAIFGIGGVGTFAAEGLARSGVGKFILIDDDDICITNINRQIHATHQTIGKSKVEVMKERIIAINPKAEVQGWKRFYIADKQTQTSTVEGVDNPLKWEEVKAFHETTDHQIDYIIDAVDTVSAKMDLVIEAQKTGIKIISSMGAGNKLDPTAFQVADLFQTQNCPLAKVMRKELRKKGVKKLKVVYSQEEPMKPLEDEANSCHSHCVCPPTTSRSCSARRSVPGSVSFVPSVAGLIIAGEVVKDLTRKP, encoded by the coding sequence ATGTTGCATGCCTTTTCAAGGAGTGAAATGTTGCTTGGGAAAGCGGGGATTGAGACCTTATCACAAAGCAGGGTAGCTATTTTTGGGATAGGAGGAGTAGGTACTTTTGCGGCTGAAGGCTTAGCCCGATCAGGAGTTGGAAAGTTTATACTGATCGATGATGATGATATTTGTATTACGAACATCAACCGACAGATACACGCCACTCATCAAACAATAGGCAAGTCGAAAGTGGAAGTAATGAAAGAACGAATCATAGCAATTAATCCAAAAGCGGAAGTTCAGGGATGGAAGCGGTTTTATATAGCTGATAAACAAACGCAGACTTCAACAGTGGAAGGGGTCGATAACCCACTGAAATGGGAAGAAGTAAAAGCCTTTCATGAAACTACTGATCATCAGATTGATTACATCATTGATGCGGTAGACACGGTGTCGGCTAAAATGGACTTGGTGATAGAAGCGCAGAAAACGGGAATAAAAATCATTAGTAGTATGGGAGCAGGAAATAAATTGGACCCTACGGCCTTTCAGGTAGCAGATCTTTTCCAGACTCAAAACTGCCCCTTGGCAAAGGTGATGCGAAAAGAACTTCGTAAAAAAGGAGTTAAAAAGCTGAAAGTGGTTTATTCGCAGGAAGAGCCGATGAAACCATTGGAAGATGAAGCAAACAGCTGTCATAGTCACTGTGTATGCCCGCCCACAACTAGTCGCAGCTGTTCTGCCAGACGTTCTGTTCCGGGCAGTGTTTCTTTTGTACCCTCCGTTGCAGGTCTGATTATTGCCGGAGAAGTGGTAAAGGATTTAACGCGAAAACCGTAA